In Uranotaenia lowii strain MFRU-FL chromosome 2, ASM2978415v1, whole genome shotgun sequence, one genomic interval encodes:
- the LOC129748325 gene encoding N-acetylgalactosaminyltransferase 6-like, giving the protein MLKSAFTVSCLVFGFMFLSSKNENLSNLKNSIYLRYTGVAEPFFNGVPRNVDGSKVDWHDYAYLERESARTGPGENGTLVILEDAEDIKQNEKLFTQNGYYAVVSDMIAVDRALNDLRHPGCLKKHYLQELPTVSVVIIFYNEHMSTLLRTVHSVLNRSPPQLLKEIIMVNDHSTKEFLYHDLEEYIKSDLPPKVRLIHLPERSGLIKARLAGAKLATGDVLVVLDSHTEAGTNWLPPLLEPIAMNYRTCVCPLIDIIDFKTFQMRKQDDGKRGAFNWRFQYKRLPLRPGDQTDPTEPFESPIMAGGLFAISLKFFWELGGYDEGLDIWGAEQYELSFKIWQCGGRMVDAPCSRVGHIYRGYSPFPNPRGKDFVTKNNKRVAEVWMDEYKQYIYQRNSKYRETDTGDLTLQRAVRERLQCKPFKYFMEKVAPDLAIRYPLIEPPVFASGPVQSLDDTNFCLDTLNHGRNEPIGIYPCTDNKTYHLGNQQFDLRYYRDIRATHLDLCLDASDVGSEVILFSCHEIQGNQMFQYELETKLIRHAQPRLNRCLDIVDKRVVIAKCNPGRKSQQWAWGSVDEARVRNWRTSGTKLLDPMMPLKELNLSNKQ; this is encoded by the exons ATGCTCAAATCGGCCTTCACCGTATCGTGTCTGGTGTTCGGGTTCATGTTCCTGTCTAGCAAAAACGAAAATCTGTCGAATTTGAAGAATTCCATCTACCTCCGGTATACGGGAGTAGCCGAGCCGTTCTTCAATGGGGTGCCACGTAATGTCGATGGCAGCAAGGTCGATTGGCACGACTATGCGTATCTGGAGCGAGAATCGGCTAGGACTGGCCCGGGTGAAAATGGGACCCTCGTTATATTGGAGGATGCGGAAgatatcaaacaaaacgagaaaTTGTTCACCCAAAACGGATACTACGCCGTCGTGAGCGATATGATTGCGGTTGATCGAGCGTTGAATGATTTACGGCATCCGGG gTGCTTGAAGAAACACTATCTCCAAGAGCTCCCGACTGTTAGCGTAGTGATCATATTCTACAACGAGCATATGAGTACTCTGCTACGAACTGTCCATAGCGTGTTGAATCGATCGCCTCCACAGCTGTTGAAGGAGATCATCATGGTCAACGATCACAGCACCAAGGAGTTTCTCTACCATGATTTGGAAGAGTACATCAAAAGTGATCTTCCACCTAAAGTTAGGCTTATTCACCTGCCGGAGCGATCGGGTTTGATTAAGGCACGTTTAGCTGGAGCAAAGTTGGCCACCGGAGATGTGCTCGTAGTTCTGGATTCTCACACCGAAGCTGGTACCAATTGGTTGCCTCCCTTGTTGG AACCAATCGCTATGAACTATCGAACCTGCGTTTGTCCACTGATAGATATTATCGacttcaaaacatttcaaatgcgTAAGCAAGACGATGGTAAGCGAGGGGCCTTCAACTGGAGATTTCAATACAAACGTCTACCGTTGCGACCCGGAGATCAAACCGATCCAACGGAACCCTTCGAAAGTCCCATCATGGCCGGTGGCCTCTTTGCTATCAGTTTGAAATTCTTCTGGGAACTTGGTGGGTACGATGAGGGTCTAGATATCTGGGGAGCTGAGCAATACGAGCtaagtttcaaaatttggcAATGTGGAGGCCGCATGGTAGATGCTCCGTGTTCAAGAGTAGGTCACATCTACAGGGGCTACTCTCCGTTTCCCAACCCAAGAGGGAAAGATTTTGTtacgaaaaataacaaaagagtAGCCGAAGTATGGATGGACGAATATAAACAATACATTTACCAGAGAAATTCCAAATATAGAGAAACGGACACCGGAGATTTGACCCTCCAAAGGGCAGTTCGAGAGAGACTTCAATGTAAGCCATTCAAGTATTTCATGGAGAAAGTAGCCCCAGATCTTGCAATACGATACCCTCTTATCGAGCCACCAGTATTCGCTTCCGGACCGGTGCAAAGTTTGGACGACACTAACTTTTGTCTTGATACACTCAACCATGGCAGGAACGAGCCAATCGGAATCTACCCATGTACCGATAACAAAACGTACCATCTGGGAAACCAACAGTTCGACCTCAGGTATTATCGGGACATACGAGCGACTCATCTAGATTTGTGCCTGGACGCTTCCGACGTTGGCAGTGAAGTGATCCTTTTCAGCTGCCACGAAATTCAGGGAAATCAAATGTTCCAATACGAACTG GAAACCAAACTGATACGCCACGCACAACCAAGACTGAACCGTTGCCTGGATATTGTGGACAAGCGAGTGGTGATCGCCAAGTGTAATCCCGGCCGGAAGTCTCAACAGTGGGCCTGGGGTTCCGTGGATGAAGCTAGAGTTCGAAATTGGCGAACCAGTGGCACTAAGCTGTTGGATCCGATGATGCCATTGAAGGAGCTGaatctttcaaataaacaataa
- the LOC129746996 gene encoding N-acetylgalactosaminyltransferase 6-like, with protein MIPFRAVRYTRNFAFQKIKHSSPGNKFALKLLAIVLFVVTASFLISHRYDDLSELKNSLYERYAAASNEPFFNGVPRNLEGIKIDWHDYGLLEAERNRSGPGEHGKPFSLDQDEDIKLNEKLFTENGYYAVVSDKIAIDRSVTDLRPPECKKKLYLQELPTVSVIVIFYNEHWSTLLRTVHSILNRSPPQLLKEIIMVNDHSTKKFLWKPLENYIREELPPGRVKLIHMPTRSGLILARLAGLRRATGDVLIVLDSHTEVNTNWLPPLLEPIAINYRTCVCPTIDVIGYDTFEYRTQDGGRRGAFDWKLNYKRMALRPQDIEDPTEPFESPIMAGGLFAISAKFFWELGGYDEGLDIWGGEQYELSFKIWQCGGRMVDAPCSHVGHVFRGYSPFPNPRGTNFIIKNYKRVAEVWMDEYKEYVYERNPQYLKTDAGDLSQQKALRERLNCKSFRWFLEEIAPDLLERYPVREPPPFASGRLQNLGSPHLCLDSLSHKVKESVGVYLCAKNKTNPQTTQFFTLTYARDIRSASNEKCLDASDVGVDVIFYNCHESQGNQLWKFEMDKKIIRHGKTARNQCLDLIDKKVTVSKCDPSKKSQQWEWGFVNVTNMNNWNSYGFKLLR; from the exons ATCAAACATTCTAGTCCGGGTAACAAGTTCGCCCTCAAACTGCTGGCGATCGTGCTGTTCGTTGTGACGGCTAGCTTTTTGATCTCACATCGGTACGACGATCTTTCAGAGTTGAAAAACAGCCTGTACGAACGCTATGCAGCGGCATCCAATGAGCCATTTTTCAACGGGGTTCCTCGGAATTTGGAGGGCATCAAAATCGACTGGCACGACTACGGCTTACTGGAGGCCGAAAGGAATCGATCGGGTCCAGGAGAGCACGGGAAACCCTTCTCGCTGGACCAAGACGAGGACATCAAATTGAACGAAAAACTGTTCACCGAAAATGGCTACTATGCAGTTGTGAGCGACAAAATTGCAATCGATCGTTCCGTGACCGATCTCCGTCCTCCGGA ATGTAAGAAGAAACTGTACCTTCAAGAACTGCCAACGGTCAGCGTGATTGTGATATTCTACAACGAGCACTGGAGCACGCTACTTCGAACTGTGCACAGCATTCTGAACCGATCGCCCCCGCAGCTGCTGAAGGAGATCATCATGGTTAACGATCACAGTACCAAGAAGTTTCTCTGGAAGCCGCTGGAGAACTACATCCGCGAGGAGCTTCCGCCGGGCCGGGTGAAACTGATCCACATGCCGACGAGATCCGGACTGATTTTGGCCCGACTTGCCGGGCTCAGAAGGGCCACCGGAGATGTGCTGATCGTGCTGGACTCGCACACCGAGGTTAACACCAATTGGTTGCCACCGTTGTTAG AACCGATCGCCATAAACTACCGAACGTGCGTCTGTCCGACGATCGACGTCATTGGCTACGACACCTTTGAATATCGGACGCAGGATGGCGGCAGACGGGGAGCTTTCGATTGGAAGCTAAACTATAAACGCATGGCACTGAGACCTCAAGACATCGAAGATCCAACGGAACCCTTCGAAAGCCCCATCATGGCTGGCGGACTGTTTGCGATCAGTGCCAAATTTTTCTGGGAGCTGGGCGGCTACGACGAGGGTCTGGATATCTGGGGTGGAGAGCAGTACGAGTTGAGCTTCAAAATTTGGCAATGCGGTGGCCGAATGGTGGATGCCCCTTGCTCTCATGTGGGTCACGTATTCCGGGGTTATTCCCCGTTTCCAAATCCGAGGGGAACGAatttcatcatcaaaaattacaaacgagTGGCGGAAGTTTGGATGGATGAATATAAAGAGTACGTATACGAAAGAAATCCCCAGTATCTTAAAACAGATGCCGGAGACCTATCCCAGCAGAAAGCTCTCCGCGAGCGACTAAACTGTAAATCCTTCCGATGGTTCCTGGAAGAGATTGCACCAGATCTGCTGGAAAGGTACCCGGTTCGGGAACCTCCTCCATTTGCATCGGGACGGCTGCAGAACTTGGGATCACCGCATCTTTGTTTGGACAGCTTGAGTCACAAGGTTAAGGAATCGGTTGGAGTTTACTTGTGTGccaaaaacaaaaccaatcCACAGACAACCCAATTTTTCACCCTCACGTATGCCCGGGACATCCGATCGGCCTCTAACGAGAAATGTCTGGATGCATCGGACGTCGGAGTCGACGTTATCTTCTACAATTGCCACGAGTCCCAGGGCAATCAGCTGTGGAAGTTCGAAATG GATAAGAAAATAATACGACACGGAAAAACCGCACGGAACCAGTGCCTGGATTTGATCGACAAAAAAGTAACGGTATCCAAGTGTGATCCTTCGAAAAAGAGCCAACAGTGGGAATGGGGCTTTGTCAATGTGACAAACATGAACAACTGGAACAGTTATGGATTCAAACTGTTGCGTTAG